A DNA window from Deinococcus gobiensis I-0 contains the following coding sequences:
- a CDS encoding transposase: MCTVATYLLPATNFEETLLIAIFEKSQDRRQDAIVRLGSLNLFGYLKPKTGRGHFEVTQRHTKLDFARSMKQLVNELYPQAVMIRVVLDNLATHTKGALYEAFNPAEARRLAQKLEFHFTPKHGSWLNAIELEFAALTKQALDHRIPNREELERVVGVYEQVRNTHARAIQWKFGAEAARTKLHRLYPPT, encoded by the coding sequence TTGTGCACAGTTGCTACATACTTGCTGCCAGCTACAAATTTTGAGGAAACTCTCTTAATAGCCATTTTTGAAAAGTCTCAGGATCGCCGGCAAGATGCTATTGTACGACTGGGAAGCCTGAATCTCTTTGGATACCTGAAGCCGAAAACTGGTCGGGGGCATTTTGAGGTGACGCAACGACATACGAAGTTGGATTTTGCGCGAAGCATGAAACAGCTCGTGAACGAGCTGTACCCACAAGCGGTGATGATTCGTGTGGTGCTGGACAACCTTGCAACCCATACCAAGGGTGCCCTGTATGAGGCGTTCAATCCTGCGGAAGCCCGTCGCTTGGCACAAAAGTTGGAGTTTCACTTCACACCGAAACACGGGAGTTGGTTGAATGCCATTGAGCTTGAGTTTGCGGCGCTGACGAAACAGGCACTGGATCACCGGATTCCGAATCGAGAGGAGTTGGAACGTGTGGTGGGCGTGTACGAGCAGGTGCGCAATACACATGCGCGGGCGATTCAGTGGAAATTTGGTGCGGAAGCGGCTCGAACAAAACTGCACCGACTCTATCCGCCTACCTGA
- a CDS encoding DUF2357 domain-containing protein gives MDEALCLLSPQTGETWTLWPLAEFLPAGTVQEQREYFFELRNTTAALTANLFIDGLALEALRPPDMTTARWRWSPGFYAGSVELRLERPGFRPQTVEIVTDPDLRKLTRDEFDRMVRDILEDTLALFAISSFRTGVAVTETRRPPPIARLEYLLSRLPAIERAVQEISRTPQRRLQRVEDIRPWHQARTATGKEILNSLHGGMLLHETVHPGRLPRELKGHLPARIRQGRRTDTYDIPEHRDIQAALQSWIGWLNVMANRLELSRADDNSQQRLQDVWAQRVRQASRRLAVLLNLPVFREVFAGTGRLTVTATFRRVPRYMAFLRLYREFNLGLSAITGTFLNLPLAQTFRLYELWCFLRLLRAAYDLQLLPPGSTDGLFEDVSKASGILLVAEAVRIPLVSGGQLAFQLNFKEYWNERAWLNDVAVQGTYSRHMRPDIVLSGSAGLVVLDSKYRINQALGEALASIHMYRDAIVLAQKHGEGEIIQEAVHAAYLLSPHVPLLRGQWQTEALPGRLFHQGYRRHFRFGALSMRPGMTMSEVTDTLRFIMQDAERHDEKNVDDGRTYP, from the coding sequence ATGGACGAGGCCCTGTGTCTCCTGTCTCCACAAACTGGAGAAACCTGGACACTCTGGCCATTGGCCGAATTTCTACCTGCGGGAACAGTACAGGAACAGAGAGAGTATTTTTTCGAGCTCAGAAACACTACGGCAGCTCTAACGGCCAACCTGTTCATTGATGGTCTTGCCCTTGAGGCTCTTCGGCCGCCAGACATGACGACTGCCCGATGGCGTTGGTCTCCGGGATTTTACGCAGGCAGTGTGGAACTGCGGTTGGAGCGCCCTGGCTTCAGGCCTCAGACCGTTGAAATCGTGACCGATCCGGATCTACGCAAGCTTACGCGGGATGAATTTGACCGCATGGTCCGGGACATTCTGGAAGATACTCTAGCGCTGTTTGCCATCAGTAGCTTTCGGACAGGTGTGGCTGTAACCGAGACACGCCGTCCCCCTCCCATAGCCCGTCTGGAGTACCTGCTCTCTCGTCTGCCTGCCATCGAGCGTGCTGTACAGGAAATATCACGTACACCACAGCGACGCCTGCAGCGTGTTGAGGACATTCGCCCATGGCATCAGGCCCGCACGGCTACAGGAAAGGAGATTCTGAACAGCCTGCATGGGGGCATGCTGCTGCATGAGACTGTTCATCCCGGACGTCTGCCGAGAGAGCTCAAAGGGCATCTCCCAGCCCGAATCCGACAGGGCAGAAGGACAGATACCTACGACATCCCGGAACATAGAGATATCCAGGCAGCCCTTCAGAGCTGGATCGGGTGGCTGAACGTGATGGCTAACCGGTTGGAATTGTCACGCGCGGATGATAATTCGCAGCAGCGGTTGCAGGACGTGTGGGCCCAGCGTGTACGACAGGCATCACGTCGACTGGCAGTTCTTTTGAATCTCCCAGTATTTCGGGAAGTATTCGCCGGTACAGGGCGATTGACTGTAACGGCTACCTTTCGGCGGGTTCCCCGCTATATGGCGTTCCTGCGACTCTACCGTGAGTTCAATCTGGGACTCTCTGCCATAACTGGAACTTTCCTCAATCTCCCTTTAGCCCAGACTTTCCGGTTATATGAGCTCTGGTGCTTCCTCAGACTCCTGCGGGCCGCATACGACCTACAACTCCTGCCTCCAGGATCTACAGATGGCCTCTTCGAGGATGTCAGTAAGGCCAGCGGCATCCTGTTAGTGGCGGAGGCTGTCCGTATACCTCTGGTCAGCGGTGGGCAGCTCGCGTTCCAGCTGAACTTCAAAGAGTACTGGAATGAACGTGCGTGGCTAAATGATGTAGCGGTCCAGGGAACGTACAGCCGCCATATGAGGCCAGACATCGTACTGTCCGGGTCTGCTGGACTGGTGGTACTGGACAGCAAGTATCGAATCAATCAAGCGCTGGGAGAGGCGCTGGCATCTATCCATATGTATCGCGATGCAATCGTCTTAGCACAGAAGCACGGAGAGGGAGAAATCATACAGGAGGCCGTACATGCGGCCTACCTTCTTAGCCCGCATGTACCTCTACTGCGTGGGCAGTGGCAGACAGAGGCGCTACCGGGTCGATTATTTCACCAGGGATATCGACGGCATTTTCGGTTCGGGGCCCTCTCTATGCGGCCCGGCATGACCATGTCAGAAGTGACGGACACGCTGAGATTCATCATGCAGGATGCGGAGCGGCATGACGAAAAAAACGTCGACGACGGACGTACTTACCCCTGA
- a CDS encoding very short patch repair endonuclease: MTKKTSTTDVLTPDQRRLNMSRIRAKDTKPEMVVRRLLHGAGFRYRLNDRRLPGTPDLVLPKYRAVIFIHGCFWHRHHCPLFHWPKSRQEFWVAKLTRNVERDQEASKQLLEAGWRVLTVWECALRGQGRLPSDVVIDQIRIWLAGAQVTGDLRSQYYSPEPLDND; the protein is encoded by the coding sequence ATGACGAAAAAAACGTCGACGACGGACGTACTTACCCCTGACCAACGGCGTTTGAATATGTCGCGTATCCGGGCAAAGGACACAAAACCAGAAATGGTAGTGCGCCGGCTACTACATGGAGCGGGCTTCCGATACCGACTCAACGACCGTCGCCTGCCGGGTACACCTGATCTGGTCCTGCCGAAATATCGCGCTGTGATCTTTATTCATGGATGCTTCTGGCACCGTCACCATTGCCCACTTTTCCACTGGCCGAAGAGTCGTCAGGAGTTCTGGGTAGCAAAGCTGACCCGTAATGTGGAACGTGATCAAGAAGCGTCTAAACAATTGCTCGAAGCTGGCTGGCGCGTTCTGACAGTGTGGGAATGCGCCCTGAGGGGACAAGGACGGCTGCCTTCAGACGTGGTGATTGATCAGATACGTATTTGGTTAGCGGGGGCGCAAGTAACTGGTGATTTACGAAGTCAGTATTATAGTCCAGAACCGCTGGACAACGATTAA